The following proteins are co-located in the Paralichthys olivaceus isolate ysfri-2021 chromosome 2, ASM2471397v2, whole genome shotgun sequence genome:
- the dctn2 gene encoding dynactin subunit 2, translating into MADPKYANLPGIAFNEPDVYETGDLPEDDQAQFESEELCSDSVERIVVNPNAAYDKFKDKHVTTKGLDFSDRISKSRRVGYESGEFEILGEGCGVKETPQQKYQRLVNEIQELSQEVDVIQSATKESNAEERLTPVVLAQHAAQLKQQLVSAHLDSLLGPQAHINLADPDGALARRLLTQLEVAKGSRGSAAGDSKPTAAAKGPDGVVLYELHSRPEQEKFNESAKVAELEKRLAELENAVGSGSDKQGPLSAGVQGASLMDTIELLQARVSALDSATLDQVEARLQSVLGKMNEIAKHKAAIEDADTQNKVSQLYDVVQKWDAMSTSIPQVVQRLVAVKELHEQAMQFGQLLTHLDTTQQMINNSLKDNNTLLTQVQQTMKENLGAIEENFASLDQRMKKLSK; encoded by the exons ATGGCTGATCCTAAATACGCGAACTTGCCGGGAATT GCCTTTAACGAACCGGACGTGTACGAGACCGGAGACCTTCCAGAGGACGACCAGGCTCAGTTTGAGTCG GAGGAGCTCTGTAGTGACAGCGTGGAGAGGATTGTGGTCAACCCCAACGCAGCCTATGACAAGTTCAAAGATAAGCACGTCACCACGAAGGGACTTG atttctctgACAGAATCAGTAAAAGCAGAAGAGTGGGCTATGAATCAGGAGAATTTGAAATT CTTGGAGAGGGCTGTGGAGTGAAAGAGACGCCCCAGCAGAAGTACCAGCGTCTGGTGAATGAGATCCAGGAACTCTCTCAGGAGGTGGATGTCATCCAG TCTGCCACCAAGGAAAGCAATGCAGAGGAGCGCCTGACCCCGGTGGTGCTTGCCCAGCACGCAGCCCAGCTCAAACAGCAGCTGGTATCTGCCCATCTCGACTCACTGCTGGGACCACAGGCACACATCAACCTGGCTGATCCAGATGGAGCACTGGCAAG GCGTCTGCTCACCCAGCTGGAAGTGGCTAAGGGCAGCCGGGGCAGCGCTGCAGGAGACAGCAAGCCGACGGCAGCAGCTAAGGGCCCAGATGGAGTGGTGCTCTATGAGCTACACAGCCGACCGGAGCAGGAAAAATTCAATGAGTCTGCCAAG GTAGCGGAATTGGAGAAGCGTCTAGCTGAGCTGGAGAACGCTGTTGGCTCAGGATCAGACAAGCAG GGACCTCTGAGCGCTGGTGTACAAGGAGCCAGTTTGATG GACACCATAGAACTCCTGCAGGCGAGGGTCAGCGCACTTGACTCTGCTACTCTGGATCAAGTGGAAGCAAGACTGCAG AGTGTCCTTGGGAAGATGAATGAGATTGCAAAACACAAGGCAGCAATTGAGGATGCTGATACACAAAACAAG GTGTCGCAGCTTTATGACGTGGTGCAGAAGTGGGATGCCATGTCCACTTCTATACCTCAGGTGGTGCAGAGGCTCGTCGCTGTCAAGGAGTTGCATGAGCAAG CCATGCAGTTTGGCCAGCTGCTGACCCACCTGGACACCACCCAGCAGATGATCAACAACTCTCTGAAGGACAATAACACTCTGCTAACACAG GTCCAGCAGACAATGAAGGAAAACCTGGGGGCTATAGAGGAGAACTTTGCTTCACTAGATCAGCGGATGAAGAAGCTCTCTAAATAA